The Trichoderma breve strain T069 chromosome 2, whole genome shotgun sequence DNA segment GAGCCCACGGACCCTTCCCTTCTCGCTTCCGACCGCTCGGCGCATCCGCCCTTGACAACGCAAGACGCGACGCgatataagaaaaaaaaaggccgccGCTTACCGCCATTCATCAACCCCCAAACAGCCATCCTCGACTCTTGCTGCTCCAGCAGCGtgcggaagagaagagagagcgaTGGAGTCCGACGCAAATACCAGATATCGTTCGCGAATTATTAGGGAAATCAAGGCTAGCAGCGATAACCCCTTCAACTCCCCTCCGTCATCCACCGGCAGAGCCAGCCCCACGCTGTCATCCGTCTTTTCAGATCCCGAGGGCGAATCCACACGCAGGCTGCAAGAGGACATTGCCCGCGTTGCAGCCCCCAGAAAACTGCCCATCAACTGGGAGGCTGCCCGCCGCAAGTGGCCCGAGTTCTATTCCCAGCCCAAGACGCGGCCCATCTTCGACGACCAGACAGACACAACGGCGCCCCTGGCTGACCCGCCCCTCAACAAGAAGGAGACATTACCAAAGGCTGTTCCTCTTCCCGCGTACATTGATGATACCACCGAGGACGCGTGGAACGGCTCCAAGAGAACGCGCTCGGAAATGCAACCGcgcgtcgacgaggccgacctGTCACAAGTTATTTCACGCCCACCCACCAAAGGCCTCTCTACTTATGGTCTAAACTACTCTGTGCCTCGCAACCCCAGCCCTCTATCGAAAATACACAATCAGACTCCGCCTCCGCTTAGAGATCAGGCAAAGGAACGACAGGTCACTATCGAAGAAGCATTGGAAACGCTTCGCAGGGCATCATCCAACCCTAGAGAACGGGAAGAGGACCGGCGAGTCCCGTCCCTCGACAGCAATATGTCATCTGCAAAGTCTAGCTTGACAGCTGTACCTCCCTCACCGCCACACCCGTCCCTCATGACGGACTCAGATCTCGCGCGCCGCGATAACTTTCTTACTAGCACATTCAGATTCGGTGGATCGATTATGAAAGATGGTGCTCCAATCATTGTTAGACACGGCCGAGCACACGACCAGAACGTCAGGCCCTTTGGCGTACCATACGCAGAGGTCGACGGCATTAAGGTTGCTGAAGACGAGGCTGCCATCTTTGCATCAGCGGATATGATCCGTGCTGCTCAGGACCAGTATGACAAGGTGTCAGACTACGCCAGAAGTCTCCAGCAAAAGGTTGAGATGCTTGAAGCCCAACTTGCATCCCGCAAGGGCACAGACGGAGCGCTCAGCGGTTTCAATGTGAATACGAATGCAAATGCACAGACCTTGtcagagaagaagggtaATTGGATATTGTCCCCTTTGAACCTTTGTACCCGTTGACTAACAATCGCACAGCACTCCAGGCGGAAGTGGCGTCTCTCCAGAAGCGATTAGACCAAGCGACAAATCAGATCAGCACATTTCACATGGAGAATGACACCCTGACCCAAGAACGTGATCGTGGCATTGGTCGTCTACAGAAAGCTTGTGAAAACATCAGCAAGCTAGCTCAGCAGCTtaaggagaaggagaaggagctggaaaaTACCCACAAGCAGCTGGGATCATCCGAACAGGTTCGACAGGATAACGACACACTGCGTCGGGATGTTGCGGCACTGAAACAAGACAACGCATCACTGGGAGCAGAAATCGATGCCCTACGGCGTGAACAACGGCATCTCCGCCAAGAGGCCGAATCTAGCAATGGTCTCGCAGAGTACAGGACTTTACgagccaacaacaagagTCTGATGGACGAGAATGAAGATCTTCGAGAGAGCTTGGATGGTACCCAACACGAGCTTGACGCTGCTCGCGAGGAAATTGAGGCACTGCAACGGGAAGTTCAATCGttaaagagagaaagggcaACCCTTCGCGAAGACAATGCTGGCCTCGTTCGACACAATGAGAAATACTTTAGCGAGAACAAGATTCTGCGTCGTGAGAACGCTGGCTTTGAGCATAGCATCCATGATCTGCATGATCGAAACCTCAAGCtgaaggaagagattgaggtgCTGAAACGGCAGTTGGACCGCTATCGAGGCTCtagcaacagcaaaagcGACTTTACGACCCGCCAGGAGGGAGGAGAAACAGAGGAAAACATGACGTCGGCTTTCTTTGTCCCTGATATAACCCTCAAGTCAAATGATAATACCGAAACAAAAGACATGCCCGCTGGGTCCAAGAGCAGCGTCAGATCATCACCCTCCAAGAATGCCGGCACCGCCAAggttgcttttgctcttcccgACAAGGCAGCATCCAAGTCTACAGTGGCTAACCAGGGCAGCAAGCGTCGGAGCGCGAGCCGCCTATCGGTTCCAGGCATGGATCCCTTTGGTGACG contains these protein-coding regions:
- a CDS encoding centrosome microtubule-binding domain of cep57 domain-containing protein yields the protein MESDANTRYRSRIIREIKASSDNPFNSPPSSTGRASPTLSSVFSDPEGESTRRLQEDIARVAAPRKLPINWEAARRKWPEFYSQPKTRPIFDDQTDTTAPLADPPLNKKETLPKAVPLPAYIDDTTEDAWNGSKRTRSEMQPRVDEADLSQVISRPPTKGLSTYGLNYSVPRNPSPLSKIHNQTPPPLRDQAKERQVTIEEALETLRRASSNPREREEDRRVPSLDSNMSSAKSSLTAVPPSPPHPSLMTDSDLARRDNFLTSTFRFGGSIMKDGAPIIVRHGRAHDQNVRPFGVPYAEVDGIKVAEDEAAIFASADMIRAAQDQYDKVSDYARSLQQKVEMLEAQLASRKGTDGALSGFNVNTNANAQTLSEKKALQAEVASLQKRLDQATNQISTFHMENDTLTQERDRGIGRLQKACENISKLAQQLKEKEKELENTHKQLGSSEQVRQDNDTLRRDVAALKQDNASLGAEIDALRREQRHLRQEAESSNGLAEYRTLRANNKSLMDENEDLRESLDGTQHELDAAREEIEALQREVQSLKRERATLREDNAGLVRHNEKYFSENKILRRENAGFEHSIHDLHDRNLKLKEEIEVLKRQLDRYRGSSNSKSDFTTRQEGGETEENMTSAFFVPDITLKSNDNTETKDMPAGSKSSVRSSPSKNAGTAKVAFALPDKAASKSTVANQGSKRRSASRLSVPGMDPFGDEDTTGLLSVDNISQDLAISLNLNADLKGGTMGKETKQSRGHDIGKPAPKIVHIDSKSKRTTTDSVDRDGCPALSSNARQILDSLSHHNCQDCTVCSRITSHSGVISSVDLAAGKKRVSIPRPIPVSDRVSGGDHTLRPANSPGEALALVIKGLKDESQHIQLELTKLQARYNKSDKSMDRHKRETMAGAIRKLLDRVEAKNNQIYSLYDVLEGQKAAGQEMTQEQVEMTVLNITGMHVREVTNMSDQMTDGMGIVA